The DNA segment ttttatcaatttttttcacaataacaaaagttgctccGCTCATAGTGATTCAGTAACTAATAATCCAACAGCTGTCAATACTATTAGCGCCATCTATGGCAGACCacgacttttcaattgacctgttattaACGAATACTTATATAATTCATTGCCGGCATCCCAAAATATTTCGACATtccaaatgtattttttatttacatgaaGTACATAAGTATTTCAAGGTCAAAGCAGTGGCTACGAAAGGAATTTCTTATCGGttctgtttttaattatttcgttGTTTAGCGAGTATTATCACAATATGTTACGAAGTATGCCAAAGTCAGTTTTATTGTGCTAGGCATTGGGAGATGACTTCATCGTGATCCATATGTAAACAGTTGTccgtataaacatacatacatacatacatacatacatacatttttatatatatgtgccACACGATTATCACGAATTTTTCTCGGTTGTAGTGCTAATTTATCTGAACTCTCTTCTTTTTGCCTTTCATTTATCTTATTTATACGATTTGTTAAACAATTGTGGTTGCTTTTTTCGCTAAATGTtcgcatttattattatttagcgCGAGATTTTCTCGAAAGCTCCGCCACTGATAAATTCGCCTAACGCTTTTGCCTTTTATTAATGCTTATGTACtcattatgtatataaatatttatatgtttgtggttataaataaatatatttgcgaCGCCGCACAGCTAGAGAATTCTAAGTAGCGCCATACAGATTCCGCAGCTGCGGCAGCCGGCGGCAAAGCACGCCAACAGTCACACAGTCTGTCGGTTGATTAGGCACAAGCGTACTTATTTCACAATTTGTTGTTGGCGGCGTCTCTAATCGAAATTGCGTGACTCAATGAGAGCGTGATAAACGTTTTGAGCGTTTCAATTCAATCTTGAACAGCCGCCGACAGCCTAGGACACGGCACAGTAGATTGCGTGCACAAAACGTCAGCTTATGTGTAAGCTTGTGCTTTTACTccatataaaaaaatcactaaAGTTCACTTGGAAAGCACGACGCTAGCTTGTTGACTTCTAACAAATAACTGAATTAATAAGCCATCCAAGAATGCACTATCCACACTCACCGAACTCATGTGCGTTCTTCTTTTTAGCACCATCGAAGATATCCCCGAAACCCAGGAGGTCAGCTCCACCACCACCACTGCCCAACCAGAACCTTTGTCGTCCACAGCAAACGAGGTATACGACCCCAATACGCCCATACCCCGCCCACCGCTCGCCGAACTGACCGCACGCCCGCCAACACCCGTCGATGAAAGTGAAATGGCTGCAGCTAGCAAGGAAGTAAATCCCGAAAAGGCCGTCGCCACGACATCCGCCAGCAGTGATAGCATCTTCTCTATCATCTATACGGTTTTCAAGAAGGTTGCCATTGTGGGCTCCATTTATTTGGTTGGCTATATGGGCTGGAGTGTCGCGTGGTTGATCGCACCGGTAATCTTGTCAGTGGCACGCGATGAGCTACGCAAAACCACCGAGCATAAACGCAGTATTGCCAAAGCTTCAGCCATGGCCTCTGAGAAGGATGTGATACTGGCGCGTATCGATGAGCTGCCAGCGTGGGTGAGTACAAGTCtagaatttaaagaaaataccgGTAAAGAATAGTGGAATCATAACGCTTTACGCATTGGAGTATCTGCTGTAAGAATCGAGCTTCCgcgttatttttttctttgcatcaTATCTTCCGTAATTGTTGATCAGATTGTCTCctatttttacacttttgcaTTATGTTCACAGGTCTACTTTCCTGATGTGGAACGCTGTGAATGGGTCAATAAGGTACATAATTCATTCTATCTAAAACGCGCTGGCAAACAACTTTTGTTTACTTCCCTTTCGCTCAGATTCTCAAGCAAGTGTGGCCCAATGCTAACCATTTCGCACGCACTCTCGTCAAAGAGACCATCGAACCGAACGTGGCGCTCGCACTCGCTAATTACAAAATGAATGGCTTCCGTTTCGATCGCATAATTCTGGGCACGATACCACCACGTATAGGCGGTGTCAAGATCTACGATAAGAATGTCGATCGTAACGAGATCATCATGGATTTAGATTTATTCTATGCAAGCGATTGCGATATCAATTTCTATTTGGGTAGCATGAAGGGCGGCATCAAGGACTTCCAAATACATGGCTGGGTGCGCGTGGTCATGAAGCCACTCATACGTTCCATGCCACTTGTAGGTGGCCTACAGATTTTTTTCCTCAACAATCCAAATATCGACTTCAATTTAGTGGGTGTTATCGATTTTATGGATATGCCCGGTTTGAGTGATTTGTTGCGCCGCATTATTGTGGAGCAAATCGGTGCGGTCATGGTCTTGCCAAATAAGCTGCCAATAACTTTGAGCAATGAGGTGCCAGCGATTAGCTTGAAGATGCCAGAACCGGAGGTACGTAGCGAGGATGTGGTGTATTGAAAGAATGTgcatgtttaattttttttttgtgttggttTTGTGTAGGGCATTCTACGCATTCATGTTATTGAGGCTAAGGATCTGATGAAGAAGGATATCGGCGTTTTGGGCAAGGGCAAGTCAGATCCCTATGCAGTGATCAATGTAGGCGCACAAGAATTCAAAACGCAAATTATTGAGAATAATGTGAACCCGAAGTGGGACTATTGGTGCGAGGTAAGTGATTCTTTATtgatatttatgcatattttatgtttgtaaatatatttataacatcaTTTTTAGAGactttatattgtttattttatttttcttacaaaatttataatatataaataaattaacatacgagtatataaaaaaattaactattttatacacattaaaaaaaaataatttttacttgtcatatcgatttctaaaatatgtttaaaaattaaaaaaaaaaattatataaaaattaaaaataaaaataaaaactttttattttaatttttttattattagaaaatttataaaaccttaaaaaaataattaaattgatgtaaactaaatatatagtttttttatacactttttttttaataaaaaaattaaatagtataaaatattatttatttatttattttttctaaagaaaataatttattttttacacctttttatattttttttaagtatacataaattttttataataaataaatacatttttttatttaaaataactgttagaaaacttaattaaaaattggaaatgaaatgtaaaacatttatgaaatcaaacttattttatttattttttattatttttaaaaaatttatataaatttaacaaaaattagcttcttttattttttaaattaaagaaatgttgaaaaaaaaaattgtattaaataagataaataaaagaaaatataaaataaaataaaattatttatttatttaatttttcttatttattctaaaaaaatttattttttttgtacgcctctaaaaattaaaaaaaccgaaataattaaagaatttttttttaagtttcaacatattaacaattaattttcttttatttattaattaataaaaatattaaatagaacattgtttatttttttttaatttgatctaaaaattttataataaataaatgtgtatagtttttatttaaaattaattaataaaaaaattaaataaaaattagaaataataaataaaagcatttaaaaacctaaactctttaatttttcaatttaaaaaagtgcgtaatattaagtaaaattaaaacattttataaaataaattaaataaaataacaaataaagtgccaaaaaatatttatttatttattctaaaaaaattaatttagtttttatgcaaacctttaaaaattaaataaaataattatttttttaagtttatataaagtttttacaataaaaaataaatatgtttttttttaattaacggtTAAAACAATAAGTcagaaatcaaaaatgaaaaaacatttaaaaaagttaactccttttatattttcaatttaaaaaaatgtgtacaaaaataaataaatttatttatttattataaaaaaatacttttttatatacattttgttaaattaaaatactaaaaccagtaaagaatataatttttatttttttgtttaactaattattttaaaatttttaaacatattttaggaactttttttactaaataaaaaatatatacacacatatattacaattgttcaatatttatttttttttataaattttattaatttttttgagaaaaaaatatgtattataattttttgttcaatatttatttttttttcttgtgaattttatgtttttgctcACGTATTggtaaacaaattaataaatattgatttttgataTGAACAATATTGTGAGAGTAAATGTCTTAAAATttgttatcatattttttttaatattttgaaaatttttgaaaaacattttagaaaactacattatttttcaaatgaaaattgtctgccaaattttaattttttatttactatttactattttttttttttaatttttttaaataacttaaaatttgttgtcatatttgattttttttatttttaacaattttgtttaagaaactacataatttttaactccaaatttgctgctttttattttatttttttttttttttgaaaattgttataacaattactaaaaaaatacgtacaatattgaacaaaatttctaataattagtaatatttataaacacTAGCATATaaggaaacattttaaatatttaatccaaaaacaatttttccacGCACATTGCAAAAGCTgagttatcaaaattttttttgccaaaatagtTTTAGTTTTCCACATTTGGCATGCGTCAacagtttttgtttgaaaatttttgaacacctacaaactttttttctcaCACCCCCAAATGAGTGTTTTGTGAGTGTTTGCAAACTTTCGCACTTTACtctaactacatatgtatgtatttatatatgtttatactatTGTTCTATTCTCCTgatactaatttttattttgtttcatttttggttttcactttgcattttcaaaaaccaaaccaaattcctaaacgaaaaaatcataaaaaaatatttcgaaacatACTAtctactaaaaacaaaaaaaaaacaaaaactaaattaaaaaggctaaaatatttgttgaacTGGGTCAAAGTGTTGATATAACGGTATTCGATATGGATAATGGCAGAGATGATGAGCGATTGGGCAGGTAAGTCAACGAGAAGcattgaagtaaaaaaataatgattaaaaaaaataaatagaatgaaacaaattaaagcaataaatgcgtaaataatataaaataaatttacagaaaataactaaaaaataataataataataaaaatattgttaagaaaataattaaatttaaacgaaATTCTACAGAAATAAacattataatacaaaaaaaaaataaaaataaattataaataaataattttttgtaaaaaaaaaaacaaataaaacgaaatgaaattttacaaaacaaaaatttttaattctacagaaataaaaaaaataaaaatattaaacataaaaaaaatatatatatatgtatgtatatatataaaaaaaatataaataaattataaataaataattttttgtaaaaaaaaaacgaataaaacGAAATGgaattatacaaaacaaaattttttaattctacagaaataaaaaaatagaaatattaagcctaaaaaaaatatatatatatacatacataataaaaaaaaatataaataaattataaataaataattttttgtaaaaaaaaaacaaataaaacgaaatgtaattttacaaaacaaaaatttttaaccctacacaaataaaaacataaaaatattaaacctaaaaaaaaatatatatatatgtacatacataataaaaaaaatataaataaattataaataaataattttttgtaaaaaaaaaacgaataaaacGAAATGgaattatacaaaacaaaattttttaattctacagaaagaaaataaataaaaatattaaacaaaaaaaaaaataaaaaggaatacatttttttatcaaaaatatagcacgttaaattgaaaaaattataattgaaaatttaaaaaagaataaataaacaGAATCTACTCACAACTCATTCAACTTCacgcatttttattaaaataaaggtCACTTTAGCACGACAAACTCATATATACCTACACACATACCATATACCATTATTACCATATCACCCATACCCCATTGGCTCCACAAACGCCCACACATGTAAGTGTCGATGCGTGTTTACCGTTAGTAACGTGAGTAGTTCGCTAGCTTGCTTCAGCGCTAAGTCGCTGTgcgtgtttttattttatttatttatttttacacttcAATTAAAGAATTTCTATGCCTCTTACCCGAAAACTACCGTAAACAGTCTTTGCATGCCGTTTTCCAACACTTTTTGTACAAAACTCCGTTACCTTGTTACCTTTTGTGTTTGGTGTCAATTCAACTCTAATTAACACGAAGTACTTGCCAACGAAGAGGCACTGTAATGCGTGCCCCGTGAAAATGCTTCCGACTTTATGCCATATttacacaaacatatgtttttgtAGGCCCCTGCTTTTGCTGACGGCACTTTGGATCTGAAGGCCGTCTTTCATCTGTGGGATTCAGATATTCCCGGTAGTCCGAACGATGATTTTCTGGGCAGGTTTGCTAATCGCCTTTaatagaattttgttttatgttgtttGCGTTTCTTTCGTTATACCGTTATACtgttatttgctttattttgatttcatttgcTGTGCTTCttattttccaatttaattTGGTTCCAAAATAGCTAAATGTTCCTTACTAACCAGTTTTTGTATAAAGATGCTTATTAtactgagtttttttttaagtttttgtttcctaaatttgattttgttttgttaaatttagccttgttttatttaaatgttccgttattattataaaaatatttattttaagtcaGGCGGTAGGAGATCTTACCATATCAATCGGCATTTTGTGATACCTTTAACAATACGGTacaatcttcttctttattgacgtagacacagCGGttttagccgagtttacaacagcggaggttgttgtttccttttcatttggggtgttttttacgtggcgggtcccaaactcaacATACAACCCTGAGGAGTGATggtttgccttctcactttagctcgccttcaaacggatgttctttggctacccagaggatactaggtctaagaccagaagtcgtgagctccttgagccatatgttaaaaaattgtttttggtcaatcccaagtgaatgacgctcggagaactttcctcacttgcgtgaacttctacacatgactccatcctcctacgGTACAATAAAGTCATGAGACGACACTCTCATACCCTTCAACCTACAGTCGAAACTAGAGAAGAGTTATAAAACAAATCGGTGATGAATTTAGCAGGCCAAGAAAGAtcttaaaaatgcaaaaactgaCAGGTCCTCAGTATTTTCTCTATACAACAGTCCCCATGTAGTTATTTAAATGCTTTCTCCAAAGATAAAGTATAGTACACAAACTgcttcaaatgacagcagaaggtTTTGGCAGAAGTAAGGTAATATAATCTCAACTCAAGAAGGACCTTAGTGGCTCTTCTACCAAGGGATAGCGGTATCATATatcggctcgaaaacgtcggagggaattgACGCAGAGGTCGCAGAACCACGCACAAAACTCTCGAAACCTATGGGTAGTTTTCCGAGCATATTCCAAGCAGAGAACTTTCGGTCGGTGCGTAGAgttaaacctccaacgcaactatcgcaatgaacgTATAGCTATACTAAGCGATAGCCAAGTGGCACTCAAAGCGATTTCAGcatacgagatcaaatcgctattgaTGCAGGAGTGTATAGATCAACTGAATAGTCTATCAgatcgtaaccaagtgcaccttattTGGGAGCCAGGTCTCAAGGGTGtagccgggaatgaactggctgatgagcttgtCCACTTACAACCTTAAAAGGTTTAATTTTGTAATCAACAACCCAAGGGGAAAAGTCAGACTGCTTGTAaactcaagaagcacttatataaCATGAGCCTAGCTTCTTTCgcgaattgccggttctgcgacttggagtctgaaactccagaacaccgctaattgactgcacagcTGGCTGTTGACGCAGGATAAAAGCTCTTGGATCCAGGTTTTCAAAATTGGGATCACACCACCTCAATAGctcctagcagtatattggaatttatcaattttctggggctaggtgagtcgtagtgacttaggagagggcacaatagacctttaGATCGcagtgcaatcctcatttattgATCTAAGCCTCCTTAAAGCTCGTAATACAAAATACTTTCCTTGGATCCACACTCATACTACAGTTACTTCTAAATTCTGCAAATTAGGGCAACTAGACTCAGGAAAATTCCCACTTTCGCCACTGTAGCCGCGGAGATTGGGAGCGTGACTTGACTAACCACTAAGGCCAGAATcttgaacaaatattttgaagtaaacTGTCTTCAATTAGAACGGTTTACATATGTAGAAATTAAATTGATCAACAGATGAGTCGTAGAAAAAGTAGGTAacattttgttcgaaaatacgGCTATATAATCTATTTATATATCACATAAATTGGACGAATTTTCGGGATAATGTTTCTAAACTCAATTGCTTTTAGAAATCATATTGACTTAAGTACAAATTTCTGTAATTGCTCAGAGGAAACCACTGGAGTTTAAAACTCTTGAGTCTTTTCAAATAATGGTTTTTGACTTAGCTAAAAACACACTTTTCCTTCAATTCCTGTCTTCCAACATACACACTACAAATACTCCCagcaaacatatatgtatgtatttagcaTGACAACCGACCTTTCTGTGTCTCAGCTCGAACCCAAAATTGCATGAATTTGTAtaataaagtaaacaaacaaaaaaacttcaTCCTATACTATGTAACTAAGCACATGTTCGTTTGCCCGCAGTAGTCAAAGCAATGAAAGTAGTATACAAAAATACACTCTTTAATTTTGCTAGAGTTCTTTGCTGGCTGAACTTTgtacgaaaattttattttatactcatTTAATTATGTAAATGGGCGCCACAAGTAGCAGGAGTTGGTAGAGCAATTATGCAAATATtgttagttatatatttaacgGTGTACTTTTGTATAACGGTACATGCAATATTGTGTTTAGACTTTGTAAAAGCAATTCAGCGAgttatattaaaagtttttatttggcttttgttcttgtatgtccctctctctctctcttattTCTCTTTTGCTCTCTCCAACCACGTAAAATTATGGCACTAACCGTAATTATAACCACTCCATCACCCTCAACTACCGAACGAGCAGGCTGTGGTTGAGGTGACGCAACATACCTTCTTGGTGTTTAGACTGTATGATTGGGATCGCACCGGCGATGATGAATCACTTGGCAGGTTGGCAATTACTTATGCACCTAAATGCTCTCTAAGTAATTTATAACGTTAGATTTTCACAATAGAAGCGCAAAActcaaaatattacaaaattttgttatgtTATTGGTGTTTTATTTCGTTTAATGAATCAATTCAGTTCTCAgttgattttcgatttttttttttttaattttatttcaatgatTTTGAGTTTATGCTTGACCATAATCcaaaaattatatgcatttattCTCATTATTCTTTCCAAACCGCTAGCTCGTTCTTTTAATATACTATTTCTTTCTATTCTCAATCTTTTCTAgccatttcattaattttcctcCTTTGCATCCACCCTCATCTCAACCGCTTTCTTAGGGTGTCCACAATGCAAGCAACGTTTCGTTGTACAATTCTTTTCAGTTTGCACATTTCGTGAGACACGTGGCGGCTCCCAGGGGATACGTTTTTCGGGAATGACCTTGAAATAAAGttagaataatatttataagtgTTGAAGAAAGCGTTAGCAGgctagattaggttaggttgtTTAAAAGGTCGTTCCTAAtaaggatctcacttggacagcttagaacgctGGTTCGTTGTGGTACCTATAATGATggtaaaatattgggtagtcgaaaaagtattttcgtattttgtcagttgaaaaaagttacagctgttcaaaaacgaagaaattcgctatattttgaattttttgtataaaaaagggaagaatgccacgcaatccaccaatgaaatttgtgaaatttacggtGATgttgctgtatcagttcgtttagcacaacaatggttcgctcgcttccgttctggaaatttcgatgtgaaaaatgcacctcgctctggtcgacctatcgttgaaaaagtcgatgaagttatggaaaaatttgaccaggaccgtcacataagtacccatgacatcgctaaggaacttaacattcatcatcaaacggtttagAACCGtttaaaaaggctggctacaaaaagaggCTGGATGTTTGGGTaaattgtctttaaaaaattcaatggaccgaattaacaggagacgaaaagtggatcaaatacgacaatcatgtgcgaaaaagatcattgtccaagtgtggtgaagctcaacaaacgGTAGTAAAGCCGCGAACGCCACGAAAAGTTATgatgagtgtttggtgggattggaaaggaatcatccactgtGAGCTACTCCAGCCTGGTCGActgattgattctacattttattgtcaataactgatgagattgaagcaagcaatcaaaaaaaatggccagaactgatcaacagaaatggcttcgtcttccatcaggacaacgctagaccacacacatctttgatgactcgtcaaaaactgggagagcttggctgggaagtcttgatgcatccaccatatagctctggtcttgcaccatcggactactatttgtttcggtcaatgcagaacttccttaatggagtaaagttggcttcaagagaagcttgtgaaaattacttgtcggaGTTTATCGccgagaaaccaaaaaaattatacactgatggaataatgtctctagcggagaAATGGCAAAAATGGTTTACTAAAATGGTACATACTTGGTTCATTGAGGTtcattataaatgtaaaaaaaaaaatttggagtttgattagaaatgcgaaaagactttttcgactaaccaatattttaaaagttaaagGTCAGAATGTTCGaacttaatgaaaataaaaagattttacaCCCTTCTGCGGTCCAACTAGGATTTAGAAGCTTTATGCTCACACTGACAGAAATTCATTAAGTCAACGTTATACTTTCTGTCGGGCCACTTCAATTCGTCTTATCTTATCAATTACTCTTAGAAAAGTTCACACAAGGCTGTGAAGACTTAGAACTTTcgatttttgactttttcaattatatagtTGCTAATCCTTCATCAGCTTCAAAGTTCTTCTGCATtcttatcttatattttttccaCTTACCACTTGCGTACGCTCGGGTCTACCGCTACAAGTTGGGCATCGATGCGCTAGTTTCGAAGTCGGTGACTTCAAAGCACTTGGCGGTTTCGTCGCAAGTTCTGGAGATGTTGGTCCATAGATGGTAATCAGTTTCGGTAAACTCGAATATGGGCGTGTTTCAAATAGTTTTTCGCGATTCAAGAAACTGCACAAAGAAAGTGGAAGTAGTATATAGAAAActcatacaaatttaaaaaatataaaagctcaCTAGTTTCTACAATGATATAAGCTATAATATTTGAGAGTCCTATACTACAAAACCGCTACTCACTTGGGTCGCGGTGCCAACCACAAATCCGACATTCGCTTCGTCTTCATAATATCACCCAATTTCTGCAAAAGTCGCACATTCTCCACCTCAATGCGTTGCAGGCGCTCCCTCTCGTTTTGCACCTTCTTCGGCTTGAGTATGACGTGCGAATAAATGGGGGGCGCACGCATATCGATGGCCGGTTTGGCTGAACGGAGATTGGCACGATGATGCTCGTAACGTTGTTGAGCCCAAGGCAAGTTCAAAAGCTTATCGCGTCGCGAAATCATTACGAAGTGTTGTTCTTCTTGACTCTTGAGATGAAGTGCGTTGTTGTGGTTATGTTGACACGATGGATTAAGTGCCGCTTAACACCCTAAATGTTGGTGTGTTTGCTGTGTAGTAAATCAACTGTGTGTAGAATATCTTAACTAAGCATTAGCTGTAGACACTTACTAAACAAATATGCGGTTAAAAGTGAGTGAGGGCTTATGGCTTGTTTATGTTGTTGCTCAGGTGGTTTTGTTACCTTGTCTCTACGGGCAGGTATCTAGGGGctttgatgtacatatgtatgtattttaagtaGTCGCTAAGCCCATTAagtgatgtgtgtatgtatctatgtgATATTTTGTAGCTATGCTAAGCGCTACCTGGAAACCAGTGTCAAGGACACCAGATTTGTATTTGTTAATGGATATCTAGGTTTTGTACTGGAtatgcatacaagtatatgctgCTACAAGTCAatcataaatgtaaaataatatttttaaatttatttactaagTGAGTGGCATATTCTAACTAACATCCCTTAAGTATcggatttatatacatacgtattgcTTTACCTAGCGACATTCATCTCGgcatacacgcacatacatacat comes from the Bactrocera neohumeralis isolate Rockhampton chromosome 2, APGP_CSIRO_Bneo_wtdbg2-racon-allhic-juicebox.fasta_v2, whole genome shotgun sequence genome and includes:
- the LOC126767434 gene encoding uncharacterized protein LOC126767434, whose product is MISRRDKLLNLPWAQQRYEHHRANLRSAKPAIDMRAPPIYSHVILKPKKVQNERERLQRIEVENVRLLQKLGDIMKTKRMSDLWLAPRPNFLNREKLFETRPYSSLPKLITIYGPTSPELATKPPSALKSPTSKLAHRCPTCSGRPERTQVVIPEKRIPWEPPRVSRNVQTEKNCTTKRCLHCGHPKKAVEMRVDAKEEN